The proteins below come from a single Streptomyces spongiicola genomic window:
- a CDS encoding DUF3696 domain-containing protein, translated as MITSLRVRYFKRFADASFALRPLTVLTGLNGTGKSTTVQSLLLARQLADAPAGRVVQLNGPYGLALGEAHEVLHPDAPDSTIEIEIAGDGAEVPGLHRFTVPDEQALYLRVAENSESPPAELCGRGSAFTYLCAERLGPRDQLGVSAEHPDLLGVGVRGEYTAQVLALHETRVVGEPLLHPTTRNTHNVTTLRTQVETWASDIIRPIKITAQWPPGITASTIRFQEPGLLSEPIRPANMGFGFSYALPVIVAGLLTGPGDLLIVENPEAHLHPGGQSKLGGFLARVAGAGAQVVVETHSDHVLNGARLAVAEERILRPEDAIVHYFGEEEAGSVPIEFTAKGELTEWPRGFFDQIEQDLGRLARARRRER; from the coding sequence CCCCTCACCGTGCTCACCGGACTCAACGGAACGGGGAAGAGCACCACCGTCCAGAGCCTGCTGCTGGCCCGCCAGCTCGCGGACGCGCCGGCCGGTCGAGTGGTCCAGCTCAATGGCCCCTACGGACTCGCCCTGGGCGAAGCACACGAGGTGCTGCACCCGGACGCCCCCGACTCCACCATCGAGATCGAGATCGCGGGCGACGGAGCCGAGGTACCCGGCCTGCACCGCTTCACGGTCCCCGACGAGCAGGCCCTCTACCTGAGGGTGGCCGAGAACAGCGAGTCCCCGCCCGCGGAACTGTGCGGCAGGGGCAGCGCGTTCACCTACCTGTGCGCCGAGCGCCTCGGCCCCCGCGACCAGCTGGGCGTCTCTGCGGAGCATCCCGACCTGCTCGGAGTCGGCGTGCGGGGGGAGTACACCGCGCAGGTACTCGCCCTGCACGAGACCCGGGTGGTGGGTGAGCCCTTGCTCCACCCGACGACCCGTAACACCCACAACGTCACCACCCTGCGTACGCAGGTGGAAACCTGGGCCTCCGACATCATCCGCCCCATTAAGATCACCGCACAGTGGCCGCCCGGCATCACGGCGAGCACCATCCGCTTCCAGGAACCGGGCCTGCTGAGCGAGCCGATCCGCCCGGCCAACATGGGCTTCGGATTCTCCTACGCCCTGCCCGTGATCGTCGCCGGCCTTCTCACCGGTCCGGGGGACCTGCTGATCGTCGAGAACCCGGAGGCGCATCTCCACCCCGGCGGCCAGTCCAAGCTGGGCGGCTTCCTCGCCCGGGTCGCCGGGGCCGGCGCGCAGGTGGTCGTAGAGACGCACAGCGACCACGTCCTCAACGGGGCGCGACTGGCCGTGGCGGAGGAACGGATCCTGCGGCCCGAGGACGCGATCGTGCACTACTTCGGCGAGGAGGAAGCCGGTTCCGTGCCCATCGAGTTCACCGCGAAGGGCGAACTGACCGAGTGGCCGCGAGGCTTCTTCGACCAGATCGAACAGGACTTGGGGAGGCTGGCGCGTGCCAGGCGCAGGGAACGGTGA
- a CDS encoding helix-turn-helix domain-containing protein has product MADDYLVRIGKLIRDARQHRGWTQSQLADALGTSQSAVNRIERGNQNISLEMIARIGEALDSEIVSLGYAGPMHLRVVGRRRLSGAIDVKTSKNACVALLCGSLLNKGRTVLRRVARIEEVYRLLEVLHSIGVRTRWINDGTDLEIVPPARLDMDAIDAEAARRTRSIIMFLGPLLHRMDRFRLPYAGGCDLGTRTIEPHMIALRRFGLDITATEGLYHAAVERSVAPDRPIVLTERGDTVTENALLAAARHDGITVIRNASSNYMVQDLCFFLEALGVRVDGIGTTTLTVHGVPEIDVDVDYSPSEDPVEAMSLIAAAVVTESQLTIRRVPIEFLEIELAVLEEMGLDHDRTPEYTADNGRTRLVDLTVRPSKLEAPIDKIHPMPFPGLNIDNVPFFAAIAAVAQGQTLIHDWVYDNRAIYLTDLNRLGGRLQLLDPHRVLVEGPTRWRAAEMMCPPALRPAVVVLLAMMAAEGTSVLRNVYVINRGYEELAERLNSVGAQIEIFRDI; this is encoded by the coding sequence CTCATCCGTGACGCCCGTCAACATCGTGGCTGGACGCAGTCGCAGCTCGCCGACGCACTCGGCACCAGCCAGAGCGCCGTCAACCGCATCGAGCGCGGCAATCAGAACATCAGCCTTGAGATGATCGCCCGGATCGGAGAGGCGCTCGACAGCGAGATCGTGTCACTCGGCTACGCCGGTCCCATGCATCTGCGGGTCGTCGGCAGGCGCCGCCTCTCCGGTGCCATCGACGTCAAGACGAGCAAGAACGCCTGCGTCGCACTGCTCTGCGGGTCACTGCTGAACAAGGGCCGCACCGTACTGCGCCGGGTCGCGCGCATCGAGGAGGTCTACCGGCTGCTGGAGGTGCTGCACTCCATCGGCGTCCGCACCCGCTGGATCAACGACGGCACCGACCTCGAGATCGTCCCCCCGGCCCGGCTCGACATGGACGCCATCGACGCGGAGGCCGCGCGCCGGACCCGCTCGATCATCATGTTCCTCGGCCCGCTGCTGCACCGGATGGACCGCTTCCGCCTGCCGTACGCCGGAGGCTGCGACCTCGGCACCCGCACCATCGAGCCGCACATGATCGCGCTGCGCCGCTTCGGCCTGGACATCACCGCGACGGAAGGCCTCTACCACGCGGCCGTCGAGCGCTCGGTCGCCCCCGACCGCCCGATCGTGCTGACCGAGCGCGGCGACACGGTGACCGAGAACGCGCTGCTGGCCGCCGCCCGCCACGACGGCATCACCGTGATCCGCAACGCCTCCTCCAACTACATGGTCCAGGACCTGTGCTTCTTCCTGGAGGCCCTGGGCGTACGGGTCGACGGCATCGGCACGACCACGCTGACCGTCCACGGCGTACCCGAGATCGACGTGGACGTCGACTACTCCCCCTCCGAGGACCCGGTCGAGGCGATGAGCCTGATCGCGGCCGCCGTCGTCACCGAGTCGCAGCTGACGATCCGCCGGGTGCCGATCGAGTTCCTGGAGATCGAACTCGCGGTGCTGGAGGAGATGGGCCTCGACCACGACCGCACCCCCGAGTACACCGCCGACAACGGACGGACCCGGCTGGTGGACCTGACCGTCCGGCCCTCCAAGCTGGAGGCGCCGATCGACAAGATCCACCCGATGCCCTTCCCCGGCCTCAACATCGACAACGTGCCGTTCTTCGCGGCGATCGCGGCCGTGGCCCAGGGGCAGACCCTCATCCACGACTGGGTCTACGACAACCGCGCCATCTACCTCACCGACCTCAACCGCCTCGGCGGCCGGCTCCAGCTCCTCGACCCGCACCGCGTCCTCGTCGAGGGCCCCACCCGCTGGCGGGCCGCCGAGATGATGTGCCCGCCGGCGCTGCGTCCGGCCGTGGTGGTCCTGCTCGCGATGATGGCGGCCGAGGGCACCTCGGTGCTGCGCAACGTCTATGTCATCAACCGCGGTTACGAGGAGCTGGCGGAGCGCCTCAACTCGGTCGGCGCGCAGATCGAGATCTTCCGCGACATCTGA